Genomic window (Zingiber officinale cultivar Zhangliang chromosome 2B, Zo_v1.1, whole genome shotgun sequence):
GATACAAACCCATAAGATTGAACAGACGGAATGGGGACAGCTCAAACTTGATCTTTGGAAGGGAAACAAATGCCCATGATACAGCTCCTATCCATGGTTCAGTTGGTATTAATCTTAGCTTAACCCAAAGCTCtccatcaatatcaaaatctCGAATGCCGACAGGTACAACAATGGGAATGATCCCAAACTTTAATGTCAAAGACAACAACATCCTAGCACCACCTGTATAACGAAGTCCAATCTGATACCTGAATTTGGAAGAGATATCTATTCTCAGTAACAAGATTCAGTAAAAGAAAGTCCTTTGATACGACACAAATTTAATATAAATGCTGATCTTTTTTAAGAAAAACATTGTCTTATGGGACGAGGATACAAGTTATGGCACATGTCAGAATCAAAATTGGTAAGAAAATGTAAGATTTtgctcctcttttttttttccacttTTCCATCCCTACTCTCTCATGTTCATAAATGCCAATCATTAAAACCATTTAACAATATTCTAGAACAAGTTTTCAGACTTCAGGTCCATGCAATGTAATGTAACAGTAGTAGAGGTTTTGCTTCAGTCTACATGCAATGTAACAGTATGACAATTGTATCAAATTGATTTGTTAAATTCTCTAGCACGATTTTGTGTAGTAGATATGATAAGGAAAGCTTACTGCAAATCATTCACACGTCGGGAAGTTCGCCTCTCGACGTTCCTCACAGACAGTGGTTCATCACCAAGTGAGAACTGCTTGATTTCAACTCTCTGCACATAGCTAGGCTTCGTAAGATTATCTATAACTGGCTGAAGCAGTCCAATGATCCAATTCTCGATCCCAGACCTATAAACCTTCCACAACTTCACTAAAACCATGTTCACCCATTCCACCGACTCTTTCCTCTGAAGGTCTTTCTCAAAGAACATAGAGAAGCTGGTCGGAACCTGAGGCCAGGTGCCATTTTCGACATCTCGttgcgtcttcttcttcctcgaggTCCAAACCTTGTCGAAGGCAACACCgacaaagaaaaagaacacaaagAAACCGATGATGTTCCTGTTGATTGGGGGAGTAGGGATGGGATGAAGCACTCCCAGCTGCGTCCTCAACTTACCCACCAAGGGGTCTTCTTCGTAGCTGGCGAAGCCGGAGGCCAACTGCATCGATCGCGATGGCTCCGATTCCCCGTCGGCCAGCCCATTCTCCAGCTGCCTCGAAACCAAGGTCTTATGAGCCTTGGAAGTCCTCTTGGTGGAGTTCAAGAAATCGACGTTCAATCTAGGGTTACTGTTCTCAGCGGAGGCAATGACCGCGCCGCATCTCCATCTCCGGGTACTCAGTCGGAGACGATGGAGTCCCTGGATCCCGTCGCCTGACCTACAAGGTAAGAGAAGCCCGGCGCCGAAGCAAATCTGCGGAAGGACCAAAAAATCCTGCGGCGGAGACATTCCAAGGGGGACGGGAGCTACACCCGATCCGATTCACGTCGGAGGAAGAGAGAGACATAGATACCGGCAGGAGTCGTCGGCGCGGACCATCCAAAAGCGTCGGCGGAGGAGGAGTCCTCGCCGGCGGTGGAGATCGGGCGGTGGCAGATATGGCGATGGATTAGGCGGCGAGGAGGAACGAAATGCGTGGGGGCGCGCGATTGGACGCCTCGTGGATCATGCGGACTGGGGCAGCTCTTTTTCTAGAGCAGACTGGCCGGCTCAGTTCCGGTTCAGGCATACGGCTTGACCGGTTCAGTTCGGTTTCCGATCTCCTCGGCCCGGTTCGACAAGTGGTTAACTTATGCGAGCCAAATTGTGGTTCAATTTTTGACAGGGTTTATTTCGGTTCCGTCCATTTGCAACGATCCGGGTCGATTCCAGTCCACGTCGCTGATTGACGTGGACTCAATTGGCGTATGGCCGACCGAGGTCGGTAGTGCACCAGTGCTTCGTGCTACTAGTAAATATTAAATGTTTTGAATTCTTTTattcaattatatatattttttaaaaaatatgtcatATATTTAAATATGAGAAAATTGGCACGAAATGAAAGGGGTCTTTTGAGACTTAGTAAAGAAGTAGCGATCTTCCCTCTCGGCCTTGGTGGATCGAATTTGGATACAAATTTCTTAAAAGACGGAGgacaaagaaaagaaacaatCTTCCCTTTCTTTTTTCCCGTAGAATCATGAATCTCAAGAACTCCAATGAGTTAGATTGAGATACCATGCCTATCCCGTTAGCTTTCCTTACAGTGCCGGCCTAAAGGGAGCCATCACACAGGCTCCATCTCCTAGTGGGCccatttgtttatttttaaataaagtttttatatttttatagtaTTAACAAACAATccgtgaaaaaaaaattaattaaaaatgatCTAGTTATAAATTACAAATTGTTATGgtcttatttttataaaaatatccaGGACATTTTCTTCCTCCACCGTCTTCTATTTCCCTAAACGACTAAACCTAATTTGTCGTCTTTTGCTCTTTGAACCTTTCGGCCACACCGACGTCGATGTTGAAGGCTTGACAAGCTTTATTGGGTGCAAACAACGCATTGATCACGCGAAGTCGAGAACTCTAGTGATCTCGAGCACCATCATCACAAATTCATAGTCACCTCTGGGCTTCATGGTCACCATCAAGTTGGCATATCAGGTTTCTATTTCTACTTATGCATCTATTGTTTTGCTTAAATATATTTGGTTGGATTATATTTTCCATTGATTGCCAGTTCAATATCAAATTAAAGtattttttctctaaaatatgtgatttttggatttctAGTAATTAAGATGGGTAATTAAAGGATAGGCATTGTGCTATTATAGGGAAACCGGACAAGGATAGAATATCCATGAATATGTGATTTAGGTATTACAAGATATATTACACAAGCACAGTAATAAAGTTGGTTAGTAATCTAACATTTCGGTGGAATTTATTTTGACCATATACTTTAAATATCactctttagaaaatttattcatAACAACTAGCAGACCTTCATGAAGCATCACAGCTTGGTAAAAGTTTAAGGTTGCAACAAAAAGGCTAATTTATGATTAAATCCAAAAAATGTCATGGTTGATGAACCAGATTGTTGCTCCACTTTGAAATGATACTTCAATGACATTTCTTTTATCATTGTCATTATGCATTCATTGACATTAAtagaatttaaaagatttttttttgttttgcacCGGACCTTCAAAGTCCAAGGCTGGCTCTGTTTCCTCATAAAGAGTGATGGAAGTGAAGTAGCAATCTGAATTAGTCTAAGGTTCCCTATTAATCTCATTGATTTGATCATTTCTATATTGGTTGAGAGTTTTATCACCAAGCGATAGgtcaaaagaaaaatatatgaTATCGATTGATTATAGGATGCCTAATTACATTGCATTTTAAGTTGTGAACTGATTCATGAGGAAAAGATCTTTATCATCTGTAATAGACAGAGATGGTGAACCTTTGTTTCTTGAAAGGGTTTCTACTTCTCCTTCCAAGCTTTCGCCTTCGCTGTGGTACCTTTCATTGGCTTCCTTGATAGGGTGATCTTTGTATAGGATCTCCTTGAGGATCCTTCCTTATGCTCACAATCATCCTTAGAGGAACTAATGTTGTATCTCTAAATTAAATGAAATTGTTTTTGCTTCACAAAAGCCTTGCCAAAGTCTTCGTCATATGATAATGGCCACGCACAAAGTCATTGCTTGCAAAGTTGTTTCCCTCATCATGGTGGACCTGTCACAAAAGAAGCACTGCCTGAATCATCTCACACAGAGGCCTCGTGCAAACATCGCAATAGACATTACGCAAAAGTATTCACATGCCATCTCGAGCTCGTTCTACAAGCTAGCTAATTAACAAGCCGGACGATATGTTTCGCTCATACCAGCCGACACAAAACCACCTTCAAAACTGCGAATCAATAAAACAAGTCAAATCGATCAATCTAGTCTAAAAGTTCAAGAACGCATGACCTCCCACAGCGAGATGCTACTGACCAACCTTGTTCATTATTCTATTCCATGAGAAAAACAGTCTCCAATGCTGGTCCCTCATCCCTCCCTAATCTGCCTGCCCTTCAACACCCTAACTGTAGCTCTCCAACTCCACATGCTCCTAATGGTGACAAACCCACTTGAGAGAACAATCATTATTCTGTTCTTCCTGAACCCTAATCGACCACAAAAACTATACCCGCAGGATATGCCTGTGGCTGTCTTCCAAAGCGGGTCGCCAGGTCCAGACAAAATCAATATGACTCCCCACTGTGAATCCACCAAATCAGTGAACTTATCCAAGTACACACTTAACTTGCAATAGTATTTTAAAAAGTTCGCTAAACTTTTTATATTTAACAAACGacgcattttttttttaaatatcatccttttaaatatatatataaaataataataaaaaaaactcatCGACGCATGCGATTCGTGGCCAGTCGGCAAGTTGTTGCGGTCGTAGCCAATCATTGCGAGCACCAGTCGTGGCCGTTGGCTGCAATTCCAAACCTGGTATCGATTTGATAAAATGATAATCTATTGAATTGCATAGTCGAATTTTCATAAAGACTAAAACATATAATCATTTTCTATTATATCCATCGTTTATTAATAATCGACTATCCATAACTCTCCGGTCGTTTGCTGCCCTTTCTGTTCAGTAAGTGCTAAATTTTTTAATGAGCTTGTGACAAAACATCTTAAAGTTTGTCGATCTCAATAAATGGCCTTAGATATCTCAAAAACACTTTAAATCAAATGTGTAATCATGTCATTAAACatgaatttcatatcataaatagaaaactataaaagtttAAAATTGATACAGCATTTAAGATGTTTTATCACAAATAGTTCATAAGAAAACTTAAaacataataatttaaaatttttaattattgattctaagcacTCGACTGATAAAGAAAtgacataataaaaaataataattataaatatgaaagatgaaaatattatt
Coding sequences:
- the LOC122047612 gene encoding synaptotagmin-3-like, producing the protein MSPPQDFLVLPQICFGAGLLLPCRSGDGIQGLHRLRLSTRRWRCGAVIASAENSNPRLNVDFLNSTKRTSKAHKTLVSRQLENGLADGESEPSRSMQLASGFASYEEDPLVGKLRTQLGVLHPIPTPPINRNIIGFFVFFFFVGVAFDKVWTSRKKKTQRDVENGTWPQVPTSFSMFFEKDLQRKESVEWVNMVLVKLWKVYRSGIENWIIGLLQPVIDNLTKPSYVQRVEIKQFSLGDEPLSVRNVERRTSRRVNDLQYQIGLRYTGGARMLLSLTLKFGIIPIVVPVGIRDFDIDGELWVKLRLIPTEPWIGAVSWAFVSLPKIKFELSPFRLFNLMAIPVLSLFLTKLLTEDLPRLFVRPKKIVLDFQKGTALVPVPVNFKTEDIQEGNKDFVGELSVTLVDARKLAYVIFGKTDPFVVLNLGDQEIRSKKNSQTTVIGAPGEPIWNQDFHLLVADPRKQKLYIQVKDSIGFTDFTIGTGEVELGSLQDTVPTDRVVALRGGWNFFRKQLSGELLLRLTYKAYVEDEEDAIEKTLTDGDASDDESSEFEQAAEVYGQTFGGYPSGGERESFMDVLAALLVSEEFLGIVSSETATSKATESSASLESPIPKARNPITQGSTLNANRAPGNSKDSTLVWLAVATSIAVLIAINVGGSGFFNP